Proteins from a single region of Ischnura elegans chromosome 2, ioIscEleg1.1, whole genome shotgun sequence:
- the LOC124154061 gene encoding mini-chromosome maintenance complex-binding protein, with the protein MEESDQFLSWTPQHWESNKVDCAKLLKNNSLWEKIPLINCTPLHCLVDKQLVRFRGMIQDMFNPEFYLSSYEVLNKVTGEKRIESGKYKDIAPIKPNEEITFESPNNVNSERQTFYCVCIPGLNQWAVDGHNASSSRNANFPSTAVKLDSDVTPSTSSFSPGNGSCNSNVNSVDKRTEREVEHAESCRAEKLAKKDVSEVKAKDTTSCAPEYPLNFPIPGIDDKSCLLKVYDDVDAFLLNEMVEVVGFLSVDPAIAVFKPNNDEGGNGSEAMDVDYHEEMALNPPPSLVPRVHVVAAKKLSHANPLLPSKCHHTWSSVSTSLLQEAKSIREELMLVLTQLLLGDQLAAEYLLCHLVSTIYLRNDTICLGQLSVNLSNIPTGNNYAKQLYDMLTLLIPHSHYLPMTISNMNKLTFRPKKDYKTNRLTSGVLQLSSNTHLVLDETALTPGQLDSNGVHNITALGNLITQQNVDYDFQFYNMEFQANIPVLILSEGKSLLPSDVQVKLKPDSTFMNDLDALFAAARHYLKDSMLDRIRKYLTVAKLADYSLSDEMQKVVQSDFVEMRKSNDASKISGDDLHRRLIVGRLLSLSMGQQTLTKDVWKRACELEDRRKASLSASA; encoded by the exons ATGGAGGAAAGTG ATCAGTTTTTGTCGTGGACTCCGCAACACTGGGAATCAAACAAAGTAGATTGCGCAAAATTGTTGAAGAATAACTCATTATGGGAGAAG ATTCCCCTAATCAATTGCACACCGTTGCATTGTCTTGTGGATAAGCAGTTAGTTCGATTTCGCGGAATGATACAAGACATGTTTAATCCAGAATTTTATTTAAGCAGTTATGAAGTTTTGAACAAAGTAACCGGAGAGAAGAGAATAGAATCTGGAAAATACAAGGATATTGCTCCTATAAAA cCAAACGAAGAAATTACCTTTGAATCGCCAAATAACGTTAACAGTGAGCGGCAAACCTTCTATTGTGTGTGTATCCCCGGACTGAACCAGTGGGCTGTGGACGGCCATAACGCCAGCAGTTCTCGAAATGCAAATTTCCCATCAACTGCGGTCAAGTTAGACAGTGATGTAACTCCAAGCACCAGTAGTTTTAGTCCTGGGAATGGTTCCTGTAACTCTAATGTGAATTCAGTGGATAAAAGGACTGAGAGAGAAGTTGAACACGCAGAAAGTTGTCGTGCAGAGAAGTTGGCGAAAAAGGATGTTTCCGAGGTGAAAGCAAAAGATACAACTTCTTGTGCCCCTGAATACCCATTAAATTTTCCCATTCCCGGAATAGACGACAAGTCTTGCCTTCTGAAG GTGTACGATGATGTGGATGCTTTCTTACTCAACGAAATGGTTGAAGTGGTTGGATTTTTAAGCGTGGACCCTGCTATAGCTGTGTTTAAGCCAAATAATGATGAAGGAGGGAACGGCTCGGAAGCAATGGATGTTGATTACCATGAGGAAATGGCGTTGAATCCTCCACCGTCCCTGGTTCCCAGGGTGCACGTCGTTGCAGCAAAGAAGTTGTCTCATGCTAATCCACTTCTACCCAGCAAATGTCATCATACATGGAGCTCGG TCTCTACCAGTTTGCTTCAAGAAGCCAAGTCCATCCGTGAGGAACTAATGTTAGTGCTGACTCAGCTACTTCTTGGTGATCAGTTAGCTGCTGAATATTTATTGTGCCATCTTGTTTCTACTAT TTATCTTAGGAATGATACTATCTGTTTAGGCCAGCTTTCTGTGAATCTATCGAACATTCCAACTGGGAATAATTATGCCAAGCAGCTGTATGATATGCTAACCTTGTTGATTCCTCATAGTCATTACCTCCCAATGACTATTTCCAACATGAACAAACTCACGTTCAGGCCAAA gaAAGACTACAAAACAAATAGACTGACAAGTGGTGTTCTGCAACTTAGCTCCAACACCCATCTCGTTCTTGATGAAACTGCATTAACTCCTGGCCAACTGGATTCAAATG GTGTGCACAACATAACTGCTCTTGGAAATCTTATAACTCAGCAGAATGTGgattatgattttcaattttacaaCATGGAGTTCCAGGCCAACATACCTGTCCTAATTCTATCAGAGGGGAAATCACTACTTCCA agTGATGTGCAAGTGAAACTCAAGCCTGACAGCACCTTCATGAATGACTTAGATGCCTTGTTTGCAGCTGCAAGGCACTACCTCAAAGATTCCATGCTGGATCGTATTAGGAAATATTTGACTGTTGCTAAGCTTGCAGATTACTCTCTCAGTGACGAGATGCAAAAG GTGGTGCAGTCCGACTTTGTGGAAATGAGAAAGAGCAATGATGCATCGAAAATTAGCGGTGATGACTTGCATAGGCGACTAATTGTTGGAAG GCTTCTATCACTGAGTATGGGCCAACAAACTCTTACTAAAGATGTCTGGAAGCGAGCTTGTGAATTGGAAGACAGAAGAAAAGCCAGCCTGAGTGCAAGTGCATGA